One genomic window of Camelina sativa cultivar DH55 chromosome 5, Cs, whole genome shotgun sequence includes the following:
- the LOC104784852 gene encoding uncharacterized protein LOC104784852: MYNRKPMEKKKKEGMASTNQDMSFKNIMKDVQFFASTHMTWKDKKALENKQVAELGGKPQKKQRLPLSVALVPMKKQKEREEKMLDQNRILGRFGGQFGSVSTRKPVEKKRTPEERVLKSTVGHFKGGVLDVRHLLHPGNSITNDRDFKIKKHRKNENMGGGGGEGGGIKSKGKKKNGKKKNKGKKKGGGKKRGKPSR, encoded by the exons aTGTATAATCGTAAgccaatggagaagaagaagaaggaaggcaTGGCTTCTACTAATCAAGATATGAGCTTTAAGAATATTATGAAAGATGTTCAATTCTTTG cCTCTACGCATATGACATGGAAGGATAAGAAAGCATTAGAGAACAAGCAAGTGGCTGAACTTGGTGGAAAG CCTCAAAAGAAGCAGAGGCTACCTTTGAGTGTAGCGTTAGTACCgatgaagaaacagaaagagagagaagagaagatgttGGACCAg AATAGGATTCTTGGGAGATTTGGAGGACAGTTTGGGAGTGTAAGTACTAGGAAACCCGTAGAGAAGAAGCGTACGCCAGAAGAGAGAGTCTTGAAGTCTACTGTAGGACATTTCAAGGGCGGTGTTCTTGATGTTAGGCATTTGCTACATCCCGGTAATTCCATAACTAATGACAGAGATTTCAAGATAAAGAAACACAGAAAGAACGAGAACAtgggaggaggaggtggtgaaGGAGGCGGCATCAAGTCtaagggaaagaagaaaaatggcaagaagaagaataaaggaaagaagaaaggaGGCGGTAAGAAGAGAGGCAAGCCATCACGGTGA